The genomic DNA GCGGTGCATCAGCCATACACCTGTCACTGGCAGACCGCTATCGCAGGCAAGCCAGCTCCCACATGGGCTGCATTCCAGCCTGAGTGATCAGACCTGCAGGTACCGCATCACCGACTCGCAAATCATGTCGCGATGACGCTGTTTCACCGCCTCATCCGACAGCTCAATCTGAAAAATCTCACTGAACGTATGGCGGTTGGACACCCGGTAAAAGCTGAACGAGTTGATCAGCAAGTGCACATCCAACGGCTCCAGCCCTTCGCGAAACACGCCCATTTCGGCCCCGCGCCGTAACGTGGCGCCCAGCGCTTCGAGGATGTTGCTGTTCATCGCCTTGATGGCGTCCGAACGCTTCACGTACTCGGCGTTGTGGATATTTTCGATGCTCACGATGCGCACGAAATCCACATTCTGGTCATGGTGATCAAAGGTGAACTCCACCAGCCGGCGAATGGCTTCGCGTGGCTCCAGCGCGGTGAGGTTCATGCGGGTCTCAGTGTTGCGGATGTCGCCGTAGAGCTTTTCCAGCACCTCGACGTACAACTGCTCCTTGCTGCCGAAGTAGTAATAAATCATGCGTTTGGAGGTGTGAATGCGCTCGGCGATGGCGTCCACGCGAGCGCCGGAAAGGCCCTGCTGAACAAACTCGACGATGGCTTCCTGGAGAATGTTTTCGCGGGTCTTTTCCGGATTGTTCTTACGACTCTTGCGCGGTGCGTCTGACACCGCGGGGAGTTCGGGACTCGAGGTCATGGTGCGCTCACGGCCATTGTTATGCAGGCGCTGATTATGGGCCGCGATGCCCGCCGAAGGAAGCACCCGGCCTGCCGTTATAAACGTGCCTGACGCACCGCGCCGCTGCGCGATTTGGCCATCGCCGCCAGGCGCACCGCCACGTTGGCCGCGCCATAGCCGGCGTAACCGTTCTTGCGCTGGATGATCTCGAAGAAAAACCGCCCTTCGAACGGCTCGGTGTACACGTGAAACAACTCACCGCCCTGAGCGTCGCGGTCGTACAGCACGTTGTAGTACGCCAGCTCGCTGAGGAACTCGTCGTCGAAATCAAAGCGTGCTGCCAGGTCGTCGTAGTAGTTGAGCGGGATATCCAGCAACGGCACACCCGCCTCCTTGGCCCGGCTAACCTCGGCGAAAATGTCTGCGCAATCGAAGGCAATGTGGTGCACGCCCGAGCCGCGATAGCTCGACAGCGCGTGGGAAATCGCCGTATTGCGGTTCTCGGAAATATTCAGCGGCAGGCGGATAGAGCTGCAGCGGCTGCGCAGCGCGCGGCTTTTTACCAGGCCGTAGGGGTCGGGCAGCACCACTTCATCATCGGCTTCGAAATCCAGCAGGCTCTTGTAGAACAGCACCCAGCTGTCGAGGCTGTCGGCCGGCAAGGCCATGGCCATATGGTCAATGCGCAGCAGGCCGCCGCCGGTTGAGGCGGTGGGTTGCAGGTTGAAGTCGGTGTCGTACAGCACGCCTTCGGACTCGTCCACCAGATAAATCAGGCTGCCGTCCGGCGCGCGTACTGCCGCCAACTCCAGCTCGTTCGGCCCCACCAGCCCGCGATATGGCTGGCCCTTGTAGGCCACCGCGCGCTCCAGGGCCTTGGCGCTGTTGTTGACGCGAACCGCCGTGGCACACAGCGACGGCCCGTGAGCTTCAAAAAAGTTATGCGCGAAGGAATAGGGTTCACAGTTGAGGATCAGGTTGATATCGCCCTGACGCAACAGGCTCACGCTCTTGGAGCGATGCTGCCCGGCCTTGACGAACCCCAGACGCTCCAGCCAGTGCGTGAGCTTGGCGCCGAGGCTTTCATCCACGGCGAATTCGAGGAATTCGATGCCGTCGTATTCACTGGCGGGCGGGGTATCAAACAGAATCTCGACGGGCTGCGCCGGCGCTTGCTGACGCAGGCGTTCGCGGGTTTTCTCTTCCAGGTACAGCAGCGAGCGCAAGCCATCCGCCGCATTGGCCCGGGTCGGCGCCGCGCGGAAACCGTCGTTGAAAATCTCCAGGGACAGCGGCCCGGTGTAGCCACTCTTGATGATCGGCGCGAGGAACCCGGCCAGGTCAAACTCGCCCTGCCCCGGGAAGCAGCGGAAATGTCGACTCCACTCCAGCACGTCCATGGCCAGGATTGGCGCGTCGGCCATTTGCACGAAAAAAATCTTGTCGCCGGGGATCTTGGCGATGCCACTCGGATCACCTTTGAGCGACAAGGTGTGAAAGCTGTCGAGCAGCACACCCAGGGCCGGGTGATCCACCTGACGCACCAGGTCCCACACTTGTTGCCAGGTGTTCACATGCTTGCCCCAGGCCAGCGCTTCGTAGCCGATGCGCAAGCCACGGCGCCCGGCATGCTCGGCCAGCAGGCTCAGGTCATCCAGCAGAACGCGTTCATCGCCCAGGGAATCCGCCGAAGCATTGCTGCACACCAGCACCAGGTCGGTGCCCAGCTCCTGCATCAAATCGAACTTGCGTTCGGCGCGTTCCAGGTTGCGCGCGAGGCGGTCGCGGCGGCAACCTTCAAAGTCGCGAAACGGCTGGAACAGCGTGATGGCAATGCCCAGGTCGGCGCACATTTGCTTAACTTCGCGCGGGCTGCCGTCGTAATACAACAGGTCGTTCTCGAAGATCTCGACCCCGTCAAACCCGGCGGCGGCGATGGCTTCGAGCTTTTCCGGCAGGGTGCCGCTCAAGGAAACGGTGGCGATGGAACGTTGCATGGGCGACTCCCGGCAATTGTTGTTTGCGGCAAATTATTCGCCCCCAGCCTACACGCAGCAATTAAAATGTACGAACCGGTTAGTTTTTGGTGCGATTATCGAACACTATGCCCCTTTGGCGAATTGACGATTTTTTAGCCACTGCGCACCATCGATTCAGCAACAAGACCCAGAACACACCATAAAAATTTCAAAAAACGGGTACGACCTCATGCCTTCGCAAAACTCCGTCCTGGCCGCGCGCCCGGGCAACCCGCACGCCGGCATCGGCGACAAAATCCGCGGCGCCCTGGCCGTGGGCAAAACCCGCTGGGGCATGCTGGCCCTGGTGTTCTTCGCCACTACCCTGAATTACATCGACCGCGCGGCTCTGGGCGTGATGCAACCGATCCTCGCCAAGGAAATGAGCTGGACGGCGATGGACTACGCCAACATCAACTTCTGGTTTCAGGTGGGTTACGCCATTGGTTTCGTGCTGCAGGGCCGCTTGATCGACCGCATCGGCGTCAAGCGCGTGTTCTTCTGCGCCGTGTTGTTGTGGAGCCTGGCCACCGGCGCCCATGGCCTGGCTACCTCGGCGTTCGGGTTTATGGTGTGCCGTTTTATTCTCGGAATTACCGAAGCCGCCAACTACCCGGCCTGCGTGAAGACCACGCGGTTGTGGTTCCCGGCCGGTGAACGCGCGGTGGCCACCGGCATTTTCAACGCCGGCACCAACGTCGGCGCGATGATGACGCCGATGCTGCTGCCGTTGATCCTGCATGTGTGGGGCTGGCAGGCGGCGTTTCTGTGCATGTCGGCACTCGGCGGGATTTGGCTGGTGTGCTGGGGCCTGAAGTACTACAACCCGGAAGACCACCCGACCGTTAAACAATCCGAACTGGACTACGTGCAACAGGAAGTCGAACCGGAACAACCCCGCGTCCCTTTCAGCCGCATCCTGCGCATGCGCGGCACCTGGGCCTTCGCCCTCGCCTATTCGATGACCGCGCCGGTGTTCTGGTTTTACCTGTATTGGCTGCCGCCGTTTTTGAACCAGCAATACAACCTGGGCATCAACGTGACCCAGATGGGCATTCCGCTGATCATCATTTACCTGACCGCTGACTTCGGGAGCGTGGGCGGCGGGATTCTCTCGTCATTCCTGATCGGCCGCGGCATGAATTCGATCAAGGCGCGACTGCTGTCGATGCTGCTGTTCGCCTGCTGCATCGTCGGTGTGATCATGGCGGCCGGCTCAAGCCAGTTGTGGGTCGCAGTGTTTGCCATCTCCCTGGCCATCGGCGCGCACCAGGCCTGGACCGCCAACATCTGGAGCCTGGTGATGGACTACACGCCCAAGCACATGATGAGCACGGTGTTTGGATTCGGCGGCATGTGCGCAGCCATCGGCGGCATGTTCATGACCCAGATCGTCGGCCATATCCTCACCGTGACGAACAACAACTACACCGTGTTGTTCACCCTGATCCCGGCGATGTACTTCATTGCGCTGACCTGGATGTACTTCATGGCGCCGCGCAAGATTCCCACCGTAGACGTTTGATTCAACGTCGCCGCTGCTGCCAGGCAGCGGCCAGCCCGCTCATGCAGATCACCCCGATGCCGACCACCGTGGTCACGTCGGGGGTATGGTTGAACACCAGCCAGCCCAACAACCCCGCGAACACGATCTGGCAATAGCCAAACGGCGCCAGCAAGGCCGGCGCCGCGAAGCGGAACGCCTGGGTCAGCATCAAGTGCGCGGTCATCCCGCAGGTGCCCAGTGCCAGCATCAATACAGCGTGCCACAGCGTGGGCAACTGCCAGAAGAACGGCACCAGGGCGCTCATCACCAGGGTATTGCACAGCCCGGCGAAGAAGTTGCTGGTGGTGGGCGTGTCGTACTGGCTGAGGATGCGCGTGAGCAACTGATAAAAGCAGAAGAACAGCGCCGAACACAGTGGCAGCAATACCGCAGGTGTGAACAGCTCGCCGCCGGGGTGAATGATGACCAGCACGCCGATAAACCCGCAAATCACCGCCAGCCACTGGCCGCGCGTGACCCGTTCACCCAGCAACGGCACCGACAGCGCCGTCACCAGGATCGGCGCCAGGAAGTTCACCGCCGTGGCTTCCGCCAGCGGGATGTAATGCAGCGCCGCCGTGAAAAACAGGCTGGTGCCCAACAGACACAATGCGCGCACCACCTGCATGCCCGGGCGCTTGCTGCGCAGCACACGCAAGCCTGACTGCGGCAGGAAAATCCCGGCCATCAATAAGGTGTGCACCAGGTAACGCGCCCACACCACCATCACGATCGGGTAAAAACCGGCCAGGTATTTGGACAACGCGTCGTGGCTGGAAAACAGAAACGTCGCCAGCACAATCAGCAGGATGCCTTTGAAAGGATGGTTGACGCCGGAAAGGGGGGTGCTGACAGTCATTGAATTCTCTTGCGTGGCGGGTGGAACGCTTGTGCACTCAACCCGGTAATCTAGCAGCCGCGCTTGCGTCTGCCCCAAGAGCATAACCAAACACCGTGCGAACAGCGCACTAAATCACGGGATACCAGTCCAACGTTGCACTTCTCACCGCGCGTTGAACACTTTTTAACGGAAGCTGCCCCGCTATGAAAAAAACTGTCTTTGTTCTGTCTGCCCTTGCCTTGCTGACCGCCTGTAACAAGGAGCCCAAGGAAGCCCCCAAACCCGCACCGGCGTCGGTGCAAGCCACCCTGGTACCGGCCACACCGCCCACCGATAAATGGGTGGGCAAGTGGATCGGCGTGGAAGGTTTGAACCTGACCATCGCCAAAGACGACAGCATTGGCCGTGGCCACTACATCCTGACCATGCAATACGGCCTCGACGCCGACGACTCCGGCACCTTCAAGGGCGAAGCCAACGAAGACGGCATCGCGTTCACTCGCCCCGACGGCCCGCAGCAGTTGAGCGCCGGTGACGGCGAAGCCACCGGTTTGAAATGGCTGGCGGACAAAAAGGACTGCCTGATCGTCGACACCGGCGAAGGTTACTGCCGCGACTGACCCGCCAACCTGACACAACTTTCATCTGGCGCCCCTGCCGGCACGGCCTGACAGCAGCGATACTAAGCCGCTCTCGTACCTGTCGGACAGCCGGGCTGGCGCCATGCCCCAGCACCAACAACACTGTTCCCCAAGGTTCATCGAGAGGATTGCACCATGCTATGGAAAAAAGGCCGACGCAGCGACAACGTGGTGGATGCCCGCGATGACAGTGGCGGTGGTGGCGGCGGCATGCGTTTTGGAGGCGGCAAGGGCCTGAGCCTGACGGCGATTGTGCTGATCGTGGGCATTGGCTGGCTGACCGGCCAGGACCCGCTGCAGATCCTCGGCCAACTGACCGGCCAGATGGAGCAGGCGCCTCAAGTGAGCACACAGTCGCGCCAGGCGCCGCCGGCCAATGACCAGCAGGCCGATTTTGTCCGTGCGATTCTGGGCGACACCGAAGACACCTGGGGTCAGGTCTTCAAGGAAAACGGGCTGGTCTACCAGAACCCGAAACTGATTCTGTTCCGCGGGCGTGTGAATTCCGCCTGCGGGGGCGCCACCTCGGCCAGCGGCCCGTTTTACTGCCCGGCTGACCAACAGGTGTACCTGGACCTGGATTTTTTCCGGGAAATGTCACAACGCTTCCAGGCCGCGGGCGATTTCGCCCAGGCCTATGTGATCGCCCACGAAGTCGGGCATCACGTGCAAACACTGCTGGGCATCTCGGCCAAGATTCAGGCCGCGCGCCAGCAAGGTCGGCAGATGCAGGGCGACGGCGGCCTGCTGGTGCGCCAGGAGCTGCAAGCCGACTGCTTCGCCGGGGTGTGGGCCAACCGGGCGCAACAGCGCCTGAACTGGCTGGAGCCCGGCGATATTGAAGAAGCACTGAACGCGGCCAACGCCATCGGCGATGACCGTTTGCAGCAACAGGGTCAGGGGCGCGTTGTGCCGGACTCGTTTACCCACGGCACCTCGGCACAGCGGGTTCGCTGGTTCAAGACCGGCTTTGCAGGGGGCCAGATCACTCAATGCGACACCTTTACCGCCAAGAGTCTTTAGATGAATAAACGATTGGGATTGCTGCTCGGCTTGATGATGACCTGCTCCACCGCCACTTGGGCCGCCGAAAAAGAACATGGCGTCAAGGAAGTCAGCCCCGATCGTTTCCACCTGGACGCCGGTGACCTCAGCGTCGGCCTGAGCCAGGACTGGAGCAAACCACTGCCCCAAGTCACCCGCGCGCTGATCATCGTGCATGGTCGCCTGCGCAATGCGCAGACCTACCTGCAGAGCGGCGAAACGGCCGCCGAGCACGCGGGCCAGGCCGGCAATACGCTGGTGATTGCGCCGCAGTTTCTCAACCAGTTCGACATCAAGCGCAACCACCTGGACGGCCAGGTGCTGCGCTGGAACAGCAATGACTGGATGGCCGGCGACGCCTCGACCGGCCCTGGCCAGGTCAGCTCCTACGGCGCCCTCGACCAGATCATCAAGCACCTGGGCAACCGCAAGCTGTTCCCGGCCCTCAGAGAAATCGTGGTGGCCGGGCATTCCGGCGGCGGCCAGGTGGTGCAGCGTTTCGCCCTCACCGGCCACGATCACCCGATGCTGCAAACCGAAGGCATCAGCCTGCGTTACGTAGTGGCCAACCCGTCGTCCTACGCCTACTTCACCCCGCAGCGCCCGGTGAAGTTTGACGTTTCCAGCTGCCCAGGCTTCAACGACTGGAAGTACGGCATGCAAAACCTGCCCGACTACGCCAAGGGCCAGAGCGCGCAGCAGCTTGAACAGGCTTACGTGTCACGCAACGTGACCTACCTGCTGGGCCAGCAAGACACCGACCCGAATCACCCGGCGCTGGATAAAAGCTGCGAAGCCGAAACCCAGGGGGCGTATCGCCTGATTCGCGGGCACAACTATTTTGACTACCTCAAGGCGCGCCACCCGCAGTTGGGCCACAAGCTGGTGGAAGTACCGGGGGTTGGGCATAACGGGGACGGAATGTTTACGTCGCCTGAGGGCGAGAAGGTATTGTTCGGGAAATAACTGACACAACCGGATCAAACATGTGGGAGCTGGCTTGCCTGCGATGGCATCACCTCGGTGTGGCTGGTAGACCGAGGTGTCTGCATCTCAGGCAAGCCAGCTCCCACACAAGCCAGTGCCCACATTTGATTTTGGGCGTCTGGGCTAGATCATCTGACGCAATGCGGCGCAATCCTGCGCATGCCAATCCACCAACTCCGGCCACGGGTTTTCCGGCAAATTGACCAGCACCGTGCGCGTCCCCGCCGCCCGGCCGCAATCCAGGTCGAAGCGGTAATCCCCCACCATCACCATCTCGCTCGGCGACACATCCCAGGCCGCGGCCAATTTCAGCAGGCCACCGGGCTCCGGCTTGGGCGGCGCATCCTCACGCCCCAACACGTCGTTGACGGCAAAGCAGTCCGCCAGCCCGATCGCTTCCAGCGTCACATGGGCCAATTCCCGCGCATTTCGCGTCAGGATACCTAGGC from Pseudomonas tolaasii NCPPB 2192 includes the following:
- a CDS encoding TetR/AcrR family transcriptional regulator, with amino-acid sequence MTSSPELPAVSDAPRKSRKNNPEKTRENILQEAIVEFVQQGLSGARVDAIAERIHTSKRMIYYYFGSKEQLYVEVLEKLYGDIRNTETRMNLTALEPREAIRRLVEFTFDHHDQNVDFVRIVSIENIHNAEYVKRSDAIKAMNSNILEALGATLRRGAEMGVFREGLEPLDVHLLINSFSFYRVSNRHTFSEIFQIELSDEAVKQRHRDMICESVMRYLQV
- a CDS encoding DMT family transporter yields the protein MTVSTPLSGVNHPFKGILLIVLATFLFSSHDALSKYLAGFYPIVMVVWARYLVHTLLMAGIFLPQSGLRVLRSKRPGMQVVRALCLLGTSLFFTAALHYIPLAEATAVNFLAPILVTALSVPLLGERVTRGQWLAVICGFIGVLVIIHPGGELFTPAVLLPLCSALFFCFYQLLTRILSQYDTPTTSNFFAGLCNTLVMSALVPFFWQLPTLWHAVLMLALGTCGMTAHLMLTQAFRFAAPALLAPFGYCQIVFAGLLGWLVFNHTPDVTTVVGIGVICMSGLAAAWQQRRR
- a CDS encoding membrane lipoprotein lipid attachment site-containing protein, producing the protein MKKTVFVLSALALLTACNKEPKEAPKPAPASVQATLVPATPPTDKWVGKWIGVEGLNLTIAKDDSIGRGHYILTMQYGLDADDSGTFKGEANEDGIAFTRPDGPQQLSAGDGEATGLKWLADKKDCLIVDTGEGYCRD
- a CDS encoding MFS transporter, producing MPSQNSVLAARPGNPHAGIGDKIRGALAVGKTRWGMLALVFFATTLNYIDRAALGVMQPILAKEMSWTAMDYANINFWFQVGYAIGFVLQGRLIDRIGVKRVFFCAVLLWSLATGAHGLATSAFGFMVCRFILGITEAANYPACVKTTRLWFPAGERAVATGIFNAGTNVGAMMTPMLLPLILHVWGWQAAFLCMSALGGIWLVCWGLKYYNPEDHPTVKQSELDYVQQEVEPEQPRVPFSRILRMRGTWAFALAYSMTAPVFWFYLYWLPPFLNQQYNLGINVTQMGIPLIIIYLTADFGSVGGGILSSFLIGRGMNSIKARLLSMLLFACCIVGVIMAAGSSQLWVAVFAISLAIGAHQAWTANIWSLVMDYTPKHMMSTVFGFGGMCAAIGGMFMTQIVGHILTVTNNNYTVLFTLIPAMYFIALTWMYFMAPRKIPTVDV
- a CDS encoding HAD family hydrolase, with translation MSLADIKHWVFDMDGTLTVAVHDFAAIRVALEIPPEDDILTHLAALPAGVAAAKHAWLLEHERELALGSVAAEGAVELVRELAGRGFRLGILTRNARELAHVTLEAIGLADCFAVNDVLGREDAPPKPEPGGLLKLAAAWDVSPSEMVMVGDYRFDLDCGRAAGTRTVLVNLPENPWPELVDWHAQDCAALRQMI
- the ypfJ gene encoding KPN_02809 family neutral zinc metallopeptidase — protein: MLWKKGRRSDNVVDARDDSGGGGGGMRFGGGKGLSLTAIVLIVGIGWLTGQDPLQILGQLTGQMEQAPQVSTQSRQAPPANDQQADFVRAILGDTEDTWGQVFKENGLVYQNPKLILFRGRVNSACGGATSASGPFYCPADQQVYLDLDFFREMSQRFQAAGDFAQAYVIAHEVGHHVQTLLGISAKIQAARQQGRQMQGDGGLLVRQELQADCFAGVWANRAQQRLNWLEPGDIEEALNAANAIGDDRLQQQGQGRVVPDSFTHGTSAQRVRWFKTGFAGGQITQCDTFTAKSL
- the quiC gene encoding 3-dehydroshikimate dehydratase QuiC, which gives rise to MQRSIATVSLSGTLPEKLEAIAAAGFDGVEIFENDLLYYDGSPREVKQMCADLGIAITLFQPFRDFEGCRRDRLARNLERAERKFDLMQELGTDLVLVCSNASADSLGDERVLLDDLSLLAEHAGRRGLRIGYEALAWGKHVNTWQQVWDLVRQVDHPALGVLLDSFHTLSLKGDPSGIAKIPGDKIFFVQMADAPILAMDVLEWSRHFRCFPGQGEFDLAGFLAPIIKSGYTGPLSLEIFNDGFRAAPTRANAADGLRSLLYLEEKTRERLRQQAPAQPVEILFDTPPASEYDGIEFLEFAVDESLGAKLTHWLERLGFVKAGQHRSKSVSLLRQGDINLILNCEPYSFAHNFFEAHGPSLCATAVRVNNSAKALERAVAYKGQPYRGLVGPNELELAAVRAPDGSLIYLVDESEGVLYDTDFNLQPTASTGGGLLRIDHMAMALPADSLDSWVLFYKSLLDFEADDEVVLPDPYGLVKSRALRSRCSSIRLPLNISENRNTAISHALSSYRGSGVHHIAFDCADIFAEVSRAKEAGVPLLDIPLNYYDDLAARFDFDDEFLSELAYYNVLYDRDAQGGELFHVYTEPFEGRFFFEIIQRKNGYAGYGAANVAVRLAAMAKSRSGAVRQARL